Proteins from one Candidatus Poribacteria bacterium genomic window:
- a CDS encoding methyltransferase domain-containing protein: protein MLDVGCGTGISTLVAARFAGSSGSVIGIDPADQMVELAKRKLGNLNSPDNIRFALAKAEELPFPDGCFDVVICNFGPHLFEDQVRGVMEMKRVLKPGGRIGWTPPGPYHVQELLDVFTEVLKDKGLFDEFTIGRPLKPKLPREEIEVQRCKPLFSDERYANNRDKLLKMIEEAGFILGTRHTN from the coding sequence GTGCTGGATGTGGGCTGTGGCACGGGGATCAGCACCTTAGTTGCCGCACGATTCGCAGGTTCTAGCGGGAGTGTGATCGGGATTGATCCAGCCGATCAAATGGTCGAACTGGCCAAACGCAAATTGGGAAACTTAAACTCGCCTGATAATATCCGATTTGCGTTGGCGAAGGCGGAGGAACTGCCGTTTCCCGATGGCTGTTTCGATGTGGTCATCTGTAATTTCGGCCCTCATCTCTTCGAAGATCAGGTTAGGGGAGTAATGGAGATGAAACGGGTCTTAAAGCCGGGCGGCCGTATCGGTTGGACGCCCCCTGGTCCCTATCACGTTCAAGAGCTCCTGGACGTTTTCACCGAGGTTTTAAAGGATAAAGGGCTGTTCGATGAATTCACCATAGGGAGACCGCTGAAGCCTAAGCTCCCCAGAGAGGAGATCGAAGTTCAGAGATGTAAGCCCCTTTTCTCCGATGAGAGATATGCGAATAACAGAGATAAACTCTTGAAAATGATAGAAGAGGCGGGTTTCATCCTTGGAACCCGCCATACAAATTAA
- a CDS encoding ferredoxin family protein: protein MSEEKLYAGIPRREIPWYPRINYELCIGCGQCYNFCPHGVYEWDEEKDRPVVVNPYECVIGCVACGKICDQDAISFPKKEEINDLIKRLREKYAHEKGGSGPGG, encoded by the coding sequence ATGTCCGAGGAGAAACTGTATGCTGGCATCCCCAGACGGGAGATACCCTGGTATCCGAGAATCAACTACGAGCTCTGCATAGGATGTGGCCAGTGTTACAACTTCTGCCCCCACGGTGTCTATGAATGGGATGAGGAAAAGGATCGTCCCGTCGTCGTCAACCCCTATGAGTGCGTCATCGGATGCGTAGCTTGCGGTAAGATCTGCGATCAAGACGCCATCTCCTTCCCGAAGAAGGAGGAGATAAACGATCTTATAAAGCGGCTCAGGGAGAAATACGCACATGAGAAAGGTGGTAGTGGTCCTGGAGGATGA